The following DNA comes from Quercus robur chromosome 1, dhQueRobu3.1, whole genome shotgun sequence.
tcgaactttcctagcctgacacttgtcccatcagtttaagacctgagttgttgggagtggttgagtaggctaaagagacacgactctgtgataggcaaagctccgtctagggcaggtagtttgggcagcctttcctggatatttttatatttcttacaagattatccctattcCGCTTTTACCCCTgtccttagtgtagctctgggctagccgagggctgtaccctcctcggcggtttctatggcccattggtgttttgcgtttattgggctgggactactatcctcttcggcctgggccttaaatattcctgtgaataggtggatctggcccatctgttgtcgggccccacagtactattttttttctaaagaaaaatagtactaatttaaaaagttaagaGATATAATAAAATGTCACAAGATATTCACAATTCTAATTAAAATTGATCTTTgtaaaataaacttttattaaCACTTATCATTTAAATGAGTTGTTCTAGGATTATACATATATTCACAAATTTTTCTCTACCACATACTCTATAACATCATAGTTATAAAAAAGAAGTTGTAAAATAATCTGTGTTCCTACTCCTTATATTTTCTTCCACGTTGTtttacccaaacccaaaaactctctttttttttttccttttttctttcactttttttacattcactcaTTCgcttcttcctcatcttctttgGATATctcttattttactgaaaactgaaaattattaaaaaaaattttcaattactgTTTATACTTAAAAACACtgttggtaaataaaaaaaaatgaaacgcAAAATGTGGATTACATCCAAACGCGcacttattttcatttttcttttactttcctcCACACAAAGCCCCACACATACAcgtctctctttttctctctcgcTCCCTCTCTCTACTccatattttctatttatcaAAAACTCTACCGAAttcaaaaggtttttttttgagattgatctgtttggatagaacttattttgctgaaactaaaaattgaaaactgaaaacactgtagcaaaatattttttaaaggtgTGAATAGTGatgtgggacctatttttaataaaaaagttgttgaaaagtatAATTTGTGAGACCGTAAACAGTGTACAGGAGCACTGTTTACAGTTGAATGGTCAACAATTGTGAACtgaaccagaaaaaaaaaaaaaaaaaaaaaaaaaaaaaaagcaaaacggACTACAGTAAAACGTAGACTTGGAATAAGCTGAATCCAAACTGCACCCTAGATATGTAAGAcgcaaataaaataaaataaaaattagagaagagaagaagaagaagcagcacagaaaaagaagcagaagaagaagaagacgacgAGATGTCGCAGCACAGCAGAATAAAGGAGCATAAAGAACTATGGGCAATTTAGGAAAAAGAGAAACCCAAAATGGTAATATTCTTGTTTTGAGAAAACGCGTTTGTACGTTTTGCAATTGCTGCTGTGCCTAAACGTAGGAATCCTTTGAGCTGGAAAATGCACTTTTTTATAACGcacatttgaaaaaaaaccaaacacgCGTTTTGAGTTTTGGGTTAGAAAACGCGCATTTTGGCCCCTTCAAAGGCGAACCAAACGGGCCCCTCAAAAactctttttaagtttttgggatttCTTTTTTGACTAAAGCAATAAACTGGTATGAAAGTATGGCAAAAATTACTGaaactaaacaaaatatttctcTATTATTGTTATTGAACAAGAGAAACCCCTAACCAAGGTGGCCAACATACATGAAATTTACATCTCAAAAAACAGCATCACAGTTCACAAGAGATTGAAGTTCACAACAAAAGTTGAAGAACATCAATAGTGCAACACATAGACATTGTACTCAACAATGGCATCTCCAGTCTTGGGATCAAAAGTATGAGTCCTGGCCTGAGCATAACCCCTAGAAAACCTGAAAAGCCCACTGCCTCCAATAACTGGCATCTCTCTCATGTTGTTGAACACTGAGTTCCTGCCTAGCACAGTAATTGTGCTACTATTATATTTGCCTTCAATGAATGCAAAGTTCATCACCATTAATAGACTCACCTCTTCTTGTGAAGCAGAGGCATAGAACCCTTGTGCCCTTCCCACCAATTTGGAGCTCACTTTTGGTCCTAAGGTTAAAGGGTTATCAATCATGCTTACAAAACCAAAGGTTGATGTGTTTTGGGGTGGTCTTACAACTGGGACTGAAGTGGCGTTGCGACCACTAACTATGTCATGCCAATAGAACTGAAAGTGGCTTAGCTTTTCTTCGTTTAACCCAAGGAGCTTCCTGTCTAGGATTCTTCCAAAGCCATGATCTTCTCCAATGACCAAAACTGTGGAGAGCGAAAGGATGAGGAAGAAGACGGTGAATTGGGAAGCCATTGGAACTCAACGTTGGTATACAAAAATTGGACCTGGTTAATGTCTCTATTTATAAAGTGAACAAAGGCCTTAGTCTTTACACTGACCAACCCCAATATGACACGTAATTTGTACGGAGGACTTTTGTCATCCACATGTTGAAAAACAAGTTCATAATTCTTTTTTCGTCAACCAAATTAGCTGGATGTGGAGGACTTATTAGATATTGGGAAGGGCAGTTGAATTATGGGCCTTAAAAGAGGGGTTattatttgcattgagcttCAGCTTGTGGCAGTTGAAGTGGAGCTTGATGCAACCGCTGTTATTTTCCTAGTTTCTagtaattttgatttatttgggGGATCTTTCTGCCCTTGTTGGTGATTGTAGGGACCTTTTGGTGCAAATCTCTCCTACTAGATTGTTTCATTGCTACAAAGTGAATTTTTGTGCTGATGCCTTAGCTAAGTTGGGAATCTCTTACGATTCTTAATTTCGTTTTGTTTCTCCTCTCAATTGTTATTCTCCTGCTGCATTTTGATTATTTGGATTTGTATTGTAATAGACGTTGTAATTTAGTGGCTTCGGCCTTTGCTCTTTAGTTTCTTTCATATAAGTtcctttttaccaaaaatagaaagaaaaaaaaaaaaaaacaagttttacTAAGTTGTTTGTAATAagttatttaaatgaaaaatatgttaatataataaataaaatcttaatggtaaaatatactttctcaattttatttatacCTAATTCTCAATGTAACCTGTATAACAAACTTAAACAGTTCATTGCCTTAGATAACCAAGGTCTCCCTCACGTTGATGAAGACTTAATTTTGCTACCATTATATAATATCCTTCAAAGAATGCAAGGGTTGGTAATCAATTAATTAAGGGTTAGACCAATTTGTTGTTGTGATTCGTATGCATAAGGCTGTTGTTGACAATGTATTGGAGGATGGCGCAATTTGGACACAGTAAGATTCACGGGCCACTCATGATTTACACTCATGCCAATAGAAGCATGAGGAGCTGAAGCTTTTTATTGTTGACGCCGAGTAACTTCTGATAGGCTCTTTAATAAAGCCCATGCTCTTCTCCAATCCCCCTTTTAAGTTCAATAGAATTTGGAAGTCTATTTCCATGAATACTTTACTTACCAATACCAAGTACCAACCCActattcagcaaaaaagaaGTACCAACCCCACAATTCAATTGCAAGTTTGCAACCTCATATTTTGGTAGCTCTACGGTCA
Coding sequences within:
- the LOC126720490 gene encoding dirigent protein 22-like; the protein is MASQFTVFFLILSLSTVLVIGEDHGFGRILDRKLLGLNEEKLSHFQFYWHDIVSGRNATSVPVVRPPQNTSTFGFVSMIDNPLTLGPKVSSKLVGRAQGFYASASQEEVSLLMVMNFAFIEGKYNSSTITVLGRNSVFNNMREMPVIGGSGLFRFSRGYAQARTHTFDPKTGDAIVEYNVYVLHY